The Engystomops pustulosus chromosome 4, aEngPut4.maternal, whole genome shotgun sequence genome contains a region encoding:
- the TCOF1 gene encoding treacle protein isoform X2 has translation MPSLQPPLLNLIYKHLLLNGYVATAKQLQVESGEKFPPVRNSLSQIYKEWHKVKRTEADEDVKAFKKLQKMGLLPSSESSSDDDESDEEVSARKRTSTPKLGSTKKKTNGKRTPKAKKSKKSPKVLTKSDKKKASSMVQETPSESTPSKKLKLKTPKKKSEAAQQENVSKETPAAAERLSASNDKAVEAKNVVNERSEESDSDETDIEKQKTATSKATTSAKTAAAKVMAARSQRKTPRRAVIAETSDDSDSDDEMVPSTPFQAVRNSLQTLNQNTQVKPTALQARRQDDSESSETESDDVHVRQNTTASQKNRANSATEAKSSQKAASDHPILGSPSPRAKQPAATPLSTKAAAADDSSESESSDSDGAKAPTPAILAKKVNSTPKPTTATLDSQSKASPMRPVSKEPSAAAKASVPTSGTPAAKSSAAITTRVADSDADSESSDSEGAMGTKANTSQKKTPLRLSASAPKVTPASKPPLVGDTSETSDSEEDHAQVPKANASQTKTPSRISAVATKPVTPVSKPPVAEDTSETSDSEEDNVQVPKANASQTKTPSRISASAPKTMTPVSKPPIAENTSETSDSEEDLVQGAKANASQTKTPSQISAVAAKTVTPVSKPPLPVDTSETSDSEEDNAQVPKANASQTKTPSRISASAVKTVTPVSKPPIAEDTSETSDSEEDNAQVPKANASQTKTPSRISSSAVKTVTPVSKPPIAEDTSETSDSEEDNAQVPKANASQTKTPSRISASAPKVTPASKPPIAEDTSETSDSEEDNAQVPKANASQAKTPSRISASAPKTVKPVSKIPVAEDTSETSDSEADLVQVPKANASQTKTPSRISASAAKTVTPVSKPPIAEDTSETSDSEEDNAQPVLSSPKPTQAKTPAAKGSSVISSAAQPNAESSSEGSGSDNEGPAINAAVTAKATKFSQPTVAATNSKPPGSPAKAVAKPAAAVESTDITSDSSDYDKPANPQKKRVAASAKRRVSPPVPLSTSTPFAASPAKVKASLTAKSPRKVLESRGSDSEGDEAEQVVTPAPTSAETKAKKATKAKSPKASGAGKAKSAVEDKAPAAASTPSSDRNSSDNKTSKKKSVAASAKRLVSPPVPLSASTPFAASPAKVKASSTAKSPRNVLESRGSDSEGGEAEQVGTPAPTSAETKAKKATKAKTPKASGAGKAKSAVKDKAPAAQVEEAAAASSPSHSNSSDDKTSKDSKTPIVQTKLDKFFAKRIISPPPSRIKPPSEAPAEQDTSSNSSSDAEGEPAAAKEATPASATPKPAQRKNTSVLKTPKTTKTPTRSKKAAAEKPAESSDSEDNLALQEATPASATPKPAQRKNTSVLKTPKTTKTPTRSKKVAAEKPAESSDSEDNLALQKATPASAALKSILKTPKTAKTPSRSKKVAAEKPAESSDREDNLALQEATPALAAPKSTPRKSTSILKTPKTPKTPTRSKKVAAEKPAESSDREDNLALQGATPASTAPKSNPKTPKTTKTPTRSKKVAAEKPAESSDGEDNLAALQAKILMASAKKGKSPRESKVKSPPPPDKMMSLLDKKKADLALLNESITRVILEAQSFTKSSATEPDETAAADESIAKSSKTTKARTPRKTKAPPAAPTTPGGLLESEEETVLALLEGRSPKKAKKTPSAAATVSSEKETHLASLGLTAVSEKKSSSKRKSSSEDVLSKEKEKEAKKKKVTGDTSMADDSILTKSSKKENSEKSNTKKGDKSKKESKNLSPSLTVPIVESTDSGIGLQSKPKKRKTK, from the exons ATGCCCtccctccagcccccgctcctgaACCTCATTTACAAGCACCTGCTCCTCAATGGATACGTCGCCACCGCTAAACAGCTGCAGGTGGAAAGCGGAGAG AAATTTCCTCCTGTGAGGAACTCCCTCTCACAGATCTACAAAGAATGGCACAA GGTAAAGAGAACGGAAGCTGATGAGGATGTGAAAGCCTTCAAGAAATTACAGAAGATGGGTCTTCTCCCTTCTTCTGAATCCTCTAGTGATGATGATGAAAGTG aTGAAGAAGTCTCGGCCAGGAAGAGAACG AGCACGCCAAAACTCGGCAGTACTAAAAAAAAGACCAACGGGAAAAGAACTCCCAAAGCAAAAAAGTCTAAGAAGAGTCCCAAAGTTTTGACAAAAAGTGACAAGAAAAAGGCCTCCTCAATGGTACAAG AAACCCCCTCAGAGTCCACTCCATCAAAGAAATTAAAGCTGAAAACTCCAAAAAAGAAATCTGAGGCAGCACAGCAG GAGAACGTTTCTAAAGAGACACCTGCTGCTGCAGAACGTCTTTCGGCCTCCAATGATAAAGCAGTGGAGGCTAAGAATGTGGTCAACGAGCGCTCCGAGGAGTCGGACAGCGATGAAACGGACATTGAGAAACAG AAAACAGCGACTTCAAAGGCCACTACATCAGCCAAGACCGCAGCCGCAAAAGTGATGGCTGCCAGGTCCCAGCGCAAAACTCCTCGCAGGGCAGTGATAGCGGAGACCAGTGATGACTCCGACAGTGATGATGAG ATGGTGCCATCCACTCCCTTCCAAGCTGTTAGGAATAGTTTACAGACCTTGAATCAAAACACCCAAGTCAAACCCACAGCGCTGCAGGCCCGGCGGCAGGATGACTCCGAGAGTAGCGAGACAGAGTCTGACGATGTGCATGTGAGACAG aATACAACGGCATCTCAAAAGAACAGGGCGAACTCTGCGACAGAAGCTAAAAGCTCACAG AAGGCAGCCAGTGATCACCCAATTTTGGGATCACCGAGCCCAAGGGCGAAGCAGCCCGCAGCTACCCCACTGTCCACGAAGGCTGCAGCCGCAGATGACTCTTCAGAAAGCGAGTCCTCCGATAGCGATGGGGCCAAG GCTCCGACTCCAGCGATATTGGCCAAAAAGGTGAATTCTACACCTAAACCTACAACCGCGACCCTTGATTCCCAGAGCAAAGCTTCACCCATGAGACCCGTTTCAAAAGAG cctagtgcagctgcaaaaGCTTCAGTCCCAACCTCTGGCACCCCAGCGGCTAAATCGTCTGCGGCGATCACTACACGTGTCGCGGACTCGGATGCAGACTCTGAAAGTAGTGACTCGGAGGGTGCAATG GGGACGAAAGCCAACACAAGCCAGAAAAAAACACCATTGCGACTCTCTGCTTCAGCACCCAAGGTGACCCCAGCGTCTAAGCCACCTCTTGTAGGAGACACCTCGGAGACAAGTGATTCGGAGGAAGACCATGCACAG GTACCAAAAGCTAACGCAAGCCAGACCAAAACCCCATCGCGGATCTCTGCTGTAGCAACCAAGCCGGTGACCCCGGTGTCTAAGCCACCGGTTGCAGAAGACACCTCGGAGACAAGTGATTCGGAGGAAGACAATGTACAG GTACCAAAAGCCAACGCAAGCCAGACCAAAACCCCATCGCGGATCTCTGCTTCAGCACCCAAGACGATGACCCCGGTGTCTAAACCACCGATTGCAGAAAACACTTCAGAGACAAGTGATTCGGAGGAAGACCTTGTACAG GGAGCGAAAGCCAATGCAAGCCAGACAAAGACCCCATCGCAGATTTCTGCTGTAGCAGCAAAGACGGTGACCCCGGTGTCTAAGCCACCGCTTCCAGTAGACACCTCGGAGACAAGTGATTCAGAGGAAGACAATGCACAG GTACCAAAAGCCAATGCAAGCCAGACAAAAACCCCATCGCGAATCTCTGCTTCAGCAGTCAAGACGGTGACCCCGGTGTCTAAACCACCGATTGCAGAAGACACCTCGGAGACAAGTGATTCGGAGGAAGACAATGCACAG GTACCAAAAGCCAATGCAAGCCAGACCAAAACCCCATCGCGGATCTCTTCTTCAGCAGTAAAGACGGTGACCCCGGTGTCTAAACCACCGATTGCAGAAGACACCTCGGAGACCAGTGATTCGGAGGAAGACAATGCACAG GTACCAAAAGCCAATGCAAGCCAGACAAAGACTCCATCGCGGATCTCTGCTTCAGCACCCAAGGTGACCCCAGCGTCTAAACCACCAATTGCAGAAGACACCTCGGAGACAAGTGATTCGGAGGAAGACAATGCACAG GTACCAAAAGCCAACGCAAGCCAGGCAAAAACCCCATCGCGGATCTCTGCATCAGCACCCAAGACGGTGAAACCTGTGTCTAAAATACCAGTTGCAGAAGACACCTCAGAGACAAGTGACTCGGAGGCAGACCTTGTACAG GTACCAAAAGCCAATGCAAGCCAGACAAAAACCCCATCGCGGATCTCTGCTTCAGCAGCCAAGACGGTGACCCCGGTGTCTAAGCCACCGATTGCAGAAGACACCTCGGAGACAAGTGATTCAGAGGAAGACAATGCACAG CCTGTTCTAAGCTCTCCAAAACCAACACAGGCGAAAACACCTGCTGCTAAAGGGTCATCTGTCATCTCTTCAGCTGCACAACCCAATGCAGAAAGCAGCTCAGAAGGCAGCGGTTCTGACAATGAGGGGCCT GCAATAAATGCTGCAGTGACGGCTAAAGCAACAAAATTTTCCCAGCCAACGGTAGCTGCAACTAATAGCAAGCCGCCGGGGAGTCCAGCGAAGGCGGTCGCGAAGCCGGCTGCAGCAGTGGAGAGCACAGACATCACCAGTGACTCTTCAGATTATGATAAACCAGCCAATCCACAG AAAAAACGTGTTGCAGCTTCAGCGAAACGCAGGGTTTCTCCACCTGTTCCTCTATCTACATCCACTCCTTTTGCAGCAAGTCCAGCAAAGGTTAAAGCAAGTTTGACAGCAAAGAGTCCAAGGAAAGTGCTAGAGAGCAGGGGCTCTGACAGTGAGGGGGACGAGGCTGAGCAG GTCGTGACTCCGGCACCAACATCTGCTGAGACAAAAGCCAAAAAAGCAACTAAAGCCAAAAGTCCAAAGGCATCCGGCGCAGGAAAGGCAAAGTCTGCAGTGGAAGATAAAGCTCCTGCAGCGGCTTCCACCCCATCATCTGACCGTAACTCCTCAGACAATAAGACATCTAAG aaaaaaagtgttgcagCTTCAGCGAAACGCTTGGTCTCTCCACCTGTTCCTCTATCGGCATCCACTCCTTTTGCAGCAAGTCCAGCAAAGGTTAAAGCAAGTTCGACAGCAAAGAGTCCAAGGAATGTGCTAGAGAGCAGGGGCTCTGATAGTGAGGGGGGCGAGGCTGAGCAG GTCGGGACTCCAGCACCAACATCTGCTGAGACAAAAGCCAAAAAAGCAACTAAAGCCAAAACGCCAAAGGCATCCGGAGCGGGAAAAGCAAAGTCTGCAGTAAAAGATAAAGCTCCTGCAGCACAAGTAGAGGAGGCTGCAGCGGCTTCCAGCCCGTCTCACAGCAACTCCTCAGATGATAAGACATCTAAG GATTCAAAAACTCCAATCGTGCAAACCAAACTGGATAAGTTCTTTGCGAAACGAATCATTAGCCCACCACCATCAAGGATCAAACCGCCTTCTGAGGCGCCAGCAGAACAGGATACAAGCTCGAACAGCTCATCAGATGCTGAGGGGGAGCCAGCGGCAGCCAAG gAGGCAACACCAGCATCAGCTACTCCTAAACCGGCTCAGAGAAAGAACACGTCTGTCCTTAAAACTCCGAAAACAACTAAAACTCCAACTAGATCGAAGAAGGCTGCAGCAGAAAAACCTGCAGAATCCTCTGATAGTGAGGACAACCTGGCATTGCAG GAAGCAACACCTGCATCAGCTACTCCTAAACCGGCCCAGAGAAAGAACACGTCTGTCCTTAAAACTCCCAAAACAACTAAAACGCCAACTAGATCCAAGAAGGTTGCAGCAGAAAAACCTGCAGAATCCTCTGATAGTGAGGACAACCTGGCATTACAG AAAGCAACACCAGCATCAGCTGCTCTTAAATCCATCCTTAAAACTCCAAAAACCGCTAAAACTCCATCTAGATCGAAGAAGGTTGCAGCAGAAAAACCTGCAGAATCCTCTGATAGGGAGGACAACCTGGCATTGCAG GAAGCAACACCAGCATTGGCTGCTCCTAAATCAACACCGAGAAAGAGCACATCCATCCTTAAAACTCCCAAAACACCTAAAACGCCAACTAGATCCAAGAAGGTTGCAGCAGAAAAACCTGCAGAATCCTCTGATCGTGAGGACAACCTGGCATTGCAG GGAGCAACACCAGCATCAACTGCTCCTAAATCCAACCCTAAAACTCCCAAAACGACTAAAACTCCAACTAGATCAAAGAAGGTTGCAGCAGAAAAACCTGCAGAATCCTCTGATGGTGAGGACAACCTGGCGGCGTTACAG GCAAAGATTTTAATGGCTAGTGCAAAAAAGGGAAAATCTCCACGTGAATCGAAGGTTAAGTCGCCGCCTCCGCCGGACAAGATGATGTCTCTACTGGATAAAAAAAAGGCTGACCTCGCTCTTTTAAATGAATCAATTACTAGG GTAATTCTTGAAGCCCAATCTTTCACAAAATCTTCTGCAACTGAACCCGATGAGACGGCAGCAGCCGATGAGAGTATCGCAAAGTCAAGCAAGACGACCAAAGCTCGAACACCGCGCAAGACAAAGGCACCTCCAGCTGCTCCCACCACCCCCGGAG
- the TCOF1 gene encoding treacle protein isoform X3: MPSLQPPLLNLIYKHLLLNGYVATAKQLQVESGEKFPPVRNSLSQIYKEWHKVKRTEADEDVKAFKKLQKMGLLPSSESSSDDDESDEEVSARKRTSTPKLGSTKKKTNGKRTPKAKKSKKSPKVLTKSDKKKASSMVQETPSESTPSKKLKLKTPKKKSEAAQQENVSKETPAAAERLSASNDKAVEAKNVVNERSEESDSDETDIEKQKTATSKATTSAKTAAAKVMAARSQRKTPRRAVIAETSDDSDSDDEMVPSTPFQAVRNSLQTLNQNTQVKPTALQARRQDDSESSETESDDVHVRQNTTASQKNRANSATEAKSSQKAASDHPILGSPSPRAKQPAATPLSTKAAAADDSSESESSDSDGAKAPTPAILAKKVNSTPKPTTATLDSQSKASPMRPVSKEPSAAAKASVPTSGTPAAKSSAAITTRVADSDADSESSDSEGAMGTKANTSQKKTPLRLSASAPKVTPASKPPLVGDTSETSDSEEDHAQVPKANASQTKTPSRISAVATKPVTPVSKPPVAEDTSETSDSEEDNVQVPKANASQTKTPSRISASAPKTMTPVSKPPIAENTSETSDSEEDLVQGAKANASQTKTPSQISAVAAKTVTPVSKPPLPVDTSETSDSEEDNAQVPKANASQTKTPSRISASAVKTVTPVSKPPIAEDTSETSDSEEDNAQVPKANASQTKTPSRISSSAVKTVTPVSKPPIAEDTSETSDSEEDNAQVPKANASQTKTPSRISASAPKVTPASKPPIAEDTSETSDSEEDNAQVPKANASQTKTPSRISASAAKTVTPVSKPPIAEDTSETSDSEEDNAQPVLSSPKPTQAKTPAAKGSSVISSAAQPNAESSSEGSGSDNEGPVSVWRGIKQSLKCAINAAVTAKATKFSQPTVAATNSKPPGSPAKAVAKPAAAVESTDITSDSSDYDKPANPQKKRVAASAKRRVSPPVPLSTSTPFAASPAKVKASLTAKSPRKVLESRGSDSEGDEAEQVVTPAPTSAETKAKKATKAKSPKASGAGKAKSAVEDKAPAAASTPSSDRNSSDNKTSKKKSVAASAKRLVSPPVPLSASTPFAASPAKVKASSTAKSPRNVLESRGSDSEGGEAEQVGTPAPTSAETKAKKATKAKTPKASGAGKAKSAVKDKAPAAQVEEAAAASSPSHSNSSDDKTSKDSKTPIVQTKLDKFFAKRIISPPPSRIKPPSEAPAEQDTSSNSSSDAEGEPAAAKEATPASATPKPAQRKNTSVLKTPKTTKTPTRSKKAAAEKPAESSDSEDNLALQEATPASATPKPAQRKNTSVLKTPKTTKTPTRSKKVAAEKPAESSDSEDNLALQKATPASAALKSILKTPKTAKTPSRSKKVAAEKPAESSDREDNLALQEATPALAAPKSTPRKSTSILKTPKTPKTPTRSKKVAAEKPAESSDREDNLALQGATPASTAPKSNPKTPKTTKTPTRSKKVAAEKPAESSDGEDNLAALQAKILMASAKKGKSPRESKVKSPPPPDKMMSLLDKKKADLALLNESITRVILEAQSFTKSSATEPDETAAADESIAKSSKTTKARTPRKTKAPPAAPTTPGGLLESEEETVLALLEGRSPKKAKKTPSAAATVSSEKETHLASLGLTAVSEKKSSSKRKSSSEDVLSKEKEKEAKKKKVTGDTSMADDSILTKSSKKENSEKSNTKKGDKSKKESKNLSPSLTVPIVESTDSGIGLQSKPKKRKTK, encoded by the exons ATGCCCtccctccagcccccgctcctgaACCTCATTTACAAGCACCTGCTCCTCAATGGATACGTCGCCACCGCTAAACAGCTGCAGGTGGAAAGCGGAGAG AAATTTCCTCCTGTGAGGAACTCCCTCTCACAGATCTACAAAGAATGGCACAA GGTAAAGAGAACGGAAGCTGATGAGGATGTGAAAGCCTTCAAGAAATTACAGAAGATGGGTCTTCTCCCTTCTTCTGAATCCTCTAGTGATGATGATGAAAGTG aTGAAGAAGTCTCGGCCAGGAAGAGAACG AGCACGCCAAAACTCGGCAGTACTAAAAAAAAGACCAACGGGAAAAGAACTCCCAAAGCAAAAAAGTCTAAGAAGAGTCCCAAAGTTTTGACAAAAAGTGACAAGAAAAAGGCCTCCTCAATGGTACAAG AAACCCCCTCAGAGTCCACTCCATCAAAGAAATTAAAGCTGAAAACTCCAAAAAAGAAATCTGAGGCAGCACAGCAG GAGAACGTTTCTAAAGAGACACCTGCTGCTGCAGAACGTCTTTCGGCCTCCAATGATAAAGCAGTGGAGGCTAAGAATGTGGTCAACGAGCGCTCCGAGGAGTCGGACAGCGATGAAACGGACATTGAGAAACAG AAAACAGCGACTTCAAAGGCCACTACATCAGCCAAGACCGCAGCCGCAAAAGTGATGGCTGCCAGGTCCCAGCGCAAAACTCCTCGCAGGGCAGTGATAGCGGAGACCAGTGATGACTCCGACAGTGATGATGAG ATGGTGCCATCCACTCCCTTCCAAGCTGTTAGGAATAGTTTACAGACCTTGAATCAAAACACCCAAGTCAAACCCACAGCGCTGCAGGCCCGGCGGCAGGATGACTCCGAGAGTAGCGAGACAGAGTCTGACGATGTGCATGTGAGACAG aATACAACGGCATCTCAAAAGAACAGGGCGAACTCTGCGACAGAAGCTAAAAGCTCACAG AAGGCAGCCAGTGATCACCCAATTTTGGGATCACCGAGCCCAAGGGCGAAGCAGCCCGCAGCTACCCCACTGTCCACGAAGGCTGCAGCCGCAGATGACTCTTCAGAAAGCGAGTCCTCCGATAGCGATGGGGCCAAG GCTCCGACTCCAGCGATATTGGCCAAAAAGGTGAATTCTACACCTAAACCTACAACCGCGACCCTTGATTCCCAGAGCAAAGCTTCACCCATGAGACCCGTTTCAAAAGAG cctagtgcagctgcaaaaGCTTCAGTCCCAACCTCTGGCACCCCAGCGGCTAAATCGTCTGCGGCGATCACTACACGTGTCGCGGACTCGGATGCAGACTCTGAAAGTAGTGACTCGGAGGGTGCAATG GGGACGAAAGCCAACACAAGCCAGAAAAAAACACCATTGCGACTCTCTGCTTCAGCACCCAAGGTGACCCCAGCGTCTAAGCCACCTCTTGTAGGAGACACCTCGGAGACAAGTGATTCGGAGGAAGACCATGCACAG GTACCAAAAGCTAACGCAAGCCAGACCAAAACCCCATCGCGGATCTCTGCTGTAGCAACCAAGCCGGTGACCCCGGTGTCTAAGCCACCGGTTGCAGAAGACACCTCGGAGACAAGTGATTCGGAGGAAGACAATGTACAG GTACCAAAAGCCAACGCAAGCCAGACCAAAACCCCATCGCGGATCTCTGCTTCAGCACCCAAGACGATGACCCCGGTGTCTAAACCACCGATTGCAGAAAACACTTCAGAGACAAGTGATTCGGAGGAAGACCTTGTACAG GGAGCGAAAGCCAATGCAAGCCAGACAAAGACCCCATCGCAGATTTCTGCTGTAGCAGCAAAGACGGTGACCCCGGTGTCTAAGCCACCGCTTCCAGTAGACACCTCGGAGACAAGTGATTCAGAGGAAGACAATGCACAG GTACCAAAAGCCAATGCAAGCCAGACAAAAACCCCATCGCGAATCTCTGCTTCAGCAGTCAAGACGGTGACCCCGGTGTCTAAACCACCGATTGCAGAAGACACCTCGGAGACAAGTGATTCGGAGGAAGACAATGCACAG GTACCAAAAGCCAATGCAAGCCAGACCAAAACCCCATCGCGGATCTCTTCTTCAGCAGTAAAGACGGTGACCCCGGTGTCTAAACCACCGATTGCAGAAGACACCTCGGAGACCAGTGATTCGGAGGAAGACAATGCACAG GTACCAAAAGCCAATGCAAGCCAGACAAAGACTCCATCGCGGATCTCTGCTTCAGCACCCAAGGTGACCCCAGCGTCTAAACCACCAATTGCAGAAGACACCTCGGAGACAAGTGATTCGGAGGAAGACAATGCACAG GTACCAAAAGCCAATGCAAGCCAGACAAAAACCCCATCGCGGATCTCTGCTTCAGCAGCCAAGACGGTGACCCCGGTGTCTAAGCCACCGATTGCAGAAGACACCTCGGAGACAAGTGATTCAGAGGAAGACAATGCACAG CCTGTTCTAAGCTCTCCAAAACCAACACAGGCGAAAACACCTGCTGCTAAAGGGTCATCTGTCATCTCTTCAGCTGCACAACCCAATGCAGAAAGCAGCTCAGAAGGCAGCGGTTCTGACAATGAGGGGCCTGTAAGTGTATGGCGTGGAATAAAGCAATCCCtaaaatgt GCAATAAATGCTGCAGTGACGGCTAAAGCAACAAAATTTTCCCAGCCAACGGTAGCTGCAACTAATAGCAAGCCGCCGGGGAGTCCAGCGAAGGCGGTCGCGAAGCCGGCTGCAGCAGTGGAGAGCACAGACATCACCAGTGACTCTTCAGATTATGATAAACCAGCCAATCCACAG AAAAAACGTGTTGCAGCTTCAGCGAAACGCAGGGTTTCTCCACCTGTTCCTCTATCTACATCCACTCCTTTTGCAGCAAGTCCAGCAAAGGTTAAAGCAAGTTTGACAGCAAAGAGTCCAAGGAAAGTGCTAGAGAGCAGGGGCTCTGACAGTGAGGGGGACGAGGCTGAGCAG GTCGTGACTCCGGCACCAACATCTGCTGAGACAAAAGCCAAAAAAGCAACTAAAGCCAAAAGTCCAAAGGCATCCGGCGCAGGAAAGGCAAAGTCTGCAGTGGAAGATAAAGCTCCTGCAGCGGCTTCCACCCCATCATCTGACCGTAACTCCTCAGACAATAAGACATCTAAG aaaaaaagtgttgcagCTTCAGCGAAACGCTTGGTCTCTCCACCTGTTCCTCTATCGGCATCCACTCCTTTTGCAGCAAGTCCAGCAAAGGTTAAAGCAAGTTCGACAGCAAAGAGTCCAAGGAATGTGCTAGAGAGCAGGGGCTCTGATAGTGAGGGGGGCGAGGCTGAGCAG GTCGGGACTCCAGCACCAACATCTGCTGAGACAAAAGCCAAAAAAGCAACTAAAGCCAAAACGCCAAAGGCATCCGGAGCGGGAAAAGCAAAGTCTGCAGTAAAAGATAAAGCTCCTGCAGCACAAGTAGAGGAGGCTGCAGCGGCTTCCAGCCCGTCTCACAGCAACTCCTCAGATGATAAGACATCTAAG GATTCAAAAACTCCAATCGTGCAAACCAAACTGGATAAGTTCTTTGCGAAACGAATCATTAGCCCACCACCATCAAGGATCAAACCGCCTTCTGAGGCGCCAGCAGAACAGGATACAAGCTCGAACAGCTCATCAGATGCTGAGGGGGAGCCAGCGGCAGCCAAG gAGGCAACACCAGCATCAGCTACTCCTAAACCGGCTCAGAGAAAGAACACGTCTGTCCTTAAAACTCCGAAAACAACTAAAACTCCAACTAGATCGAAGAAGGCTGCAGCAGAAAAACCTGCAGAATCCTCTGATAGTGAGGACAACCTGGCATTGCAG GAAGCAACACCTGCATCAGCTACTCCTAAACCGGCCCAGAGAAAGAACACGTCTGTCCTTAAAACTCCCAAAACAACTAAAACGCCAACTAGATCCAAGAAGGTTGCAGCAGAAAAACCTGCAGAATCCTCTGATAGTGAGGACAACCTGGCATTACAG AAAGCAACACCAGCATCAGCTGCTCTTAAATCCATCCTTAAAACTCCAAAAACCGCTAAAACTCCATCTAGATCGAAGAAGGTTGCAGCAGAAAAACCTGCAGAATCCTCTGATAGGGAGGACAACCTGGCATTGCAG GAAGCAACACCAGCATTGGCTGCTCCTAAATCAACACCGAGAAAGAGCACATCCATCCTTAAAACTCCCAAAACACCTAAAACGCCAACTAGATCCAAGAAGGTTGCAGCAGAAAAACCTGCAGAATCCTCTGATCGTGAGGACAACCTGGCATTGCAG GGAGCAACACCAGCATCAACTGCTCCTAAATCCAACCCTAAAACTCCCAAAACGACTAAAACTCCAACTAGATCAAAGAAGGTTGCAGCAGAAAAACCTGCAGAATCCTCTGATGGTGAGGACAACCTGGCGGCGTTACAG GCAAAGATTTTAATGGCTAGTGCAAAAAAGGGAAAATCTCCACGTGAATCGAAGGTTAAGTCGCCGCCTCCGCCGGACAAGATGATGTCTCTACTGGATAAAAAAAAGGCTGACCTCGCTCTTTTAAATGAATCAATTACTAGG GTAATTCTTGAAGCCCAATCTTTCACAAAATCTTCTGCAACTGAACCCGATGAGACGGCAGCAGCCGATGAGAGTATCGCAAAGTCAAGCAAGACGACCAAAGCTCGAACACCGCGCAAGACAAAGGCACCTCCAGCTGCTCCCACCACCCCCGGAG